In Bacillus sp. KH172YL63, one genomic interval encodes:
- a CDS encoding vWA domain-containing protein: MKKILYFPLLFTLAFFVLNGCSPDPSSSTEKRVDAEPKVNHQEQAIPAAPETLEGMLDQKPGNLVNKHLDPELEVINGFHIDRYRTYMDETFYPIIEKELARFFKEHPDLSNDEIYDYLVYQLASGQYAEYNDKLLSFDHGYEMPELPESKEEVLAERNMKTNIVILLDSSGSMKQEVNGGIKMELAKQSIRKFTENLNQDSHLSLIAYGHKGTGSEEDKEKSCKAIETVYPLDSLDHGRFSKAMDSFQASGWTPLSAAIDKAGEILSTYPKEKFHNKVFIVSDGIETCDGDPIKAVSKLRNHQIDATVNIIGFDVDDEGQQQLKEIAEAGGGEYDTVKDKQELEKVVSEKWRPSRLQIMTTHGVSLPDYAKQYEELVNIKNALFYSSLREEQRIKHAVNELYAKRIIDSGQRTILIEKTEEMHRVRNEYINETYDKKEQEAKLAKEEIEAKVDAWKKKWSDVLDAEGL, encoded by the coding sequence TTGAAAAAAATTTTATACTTTCCCCTACTGTTTACATTAGCATTCTTTGTCCTCAACGGCTGTTCACCTGACCCCTCTTCTTCCACGGAGAAAAGGGTTGATGCTGAACCAAAGGTCAATCATCAGGAGCAAGCGATTCCTGCAGCACCTGAAACCTTGGAAGGCATGCTTGATCAAAAACCCGGAAATCTCGTGAACAAACATTTAGATCCTGAACTGGAAGTCATCAATGGCTTTCATATTGACCGCTATCGTACATATATGGATGAAACATTTTATCCTATTATTGAAAAAGAACTGGCAAGATTCTTTAAGGAACACCCAGACTTAAGCAATGATGAAATCTATGACTACCTTGTCTATCAGTTGGCTTCTGGTCAATATGCCGAATATAATGACAAACTATTGTCATTTGACCACGGATACGAAATGCCCGAATTGCCGGAAAGTAAGGAAGAAGTCCTGGCAGAGAGAAATATGAAAACGAACATTGTGATTCTCCTTGATTCAAGCGGCAGCATGAAACAAGAAGTAAACGGCGGTATCAAGATGGAACTGGCAAAACAAAGCATCAGGAAGTTCACTGAAAACCTTAATCAAGACTCACATTTATCCTTGATTGCATATGGTCATAAAGGTACTGGAAGTGAAGAAGACAAAGAAAAATCTTGCAAGGCCATTGAAACCGTTTATCCTTTAGATTCCCTGGATCACGGACGTTTTTCAAAAGCCATGGATTCATTCCAGGCAAGCGGCTGGACTCCCCTCTCGGCTGCAATTGATAAAGCCGGTGAAATCTTATCAACCTACCCAAAAGAGAAATTTCATAACAAAGTGTTCATCGTAAGTGATGGCATTGAAACGTGTGACGGAGATCCAATCAAAGCAGTTTCAAAGCTAAGAAATCACCAAATAGACGCAACAGTGAACATCATCGGTTTTGATGTTGATGATGAAGGTCAACAGCAACTGAAGGAAATAGCTGAAGCCGGCGGCGGTGAATATGACACTGTAAAAGATAAACAGGAATTAGAAAAGGTTGTCAGTGAAAAATGGAGGCCAAGCAGATTGCAGATCATGACCACACATGGTGTGAGTCTCCCTGACTATGCAAAACAATACGAAGAGCTTGTTAACATTAAAAATGCTCTATTCTATTCCTCACTGAGGGAGGAACAGCGCATCAAGCATGCTGTAAATGAGCTATACGCCAAACGCATCATCGATTCCGGGCAACGAACTATCCTGATAGAAAAAACAGAGGAAATGCACCGAGTGAGAAATGAATACATCAATGAGACGTATGACAAGAAAGAGCAGGAAGCCAAACTGGCAAAAGAAGAAATCGAAGCCAAAGTCGATGCATGGAAAAAGAAATGGTCGGATGTCCTGGATGCAGAAGGTTTATGA
- a CDS encoding polysaccharide deacetylase family protein yields MKKSMKWSAVGICVLILLAAGTYKWMNARTFQLFGSLTAEVETNEKIIAITFDDGPTENTDEIIATLNDYGAQATFFLVGNEIEKHPDEMKKLIEAGHQIGNHSYSHERMIFKSSHIYRKEIERTDELIKKAGYQGEIHFRPPFGKKLIGLPWALHMQGKRTIMWSIEPDSVSSDTDEKVSIVKQKAKPGSILLLHPMYDKSGQEIKVLDEILSALSKEGYTFVTVNELLQRAGEN; encoded by the coding sequence ATGAAAAAATCAATGAAATGGTCAGCTGTCGGGATATGTGTGTTGATTTTACTGGCAGCGGGCACTTATAAATGGATGAATGCAAGGACCTTCCAATTGTTCGGTTCTTTAACTGCTGAAGTTGAAACCAATGAAAAAATAATAGCCATCACGTTTGATGATGGACCTACCGAAAATACTGATGAAATCATAGCAACTTTGAATGATTATGGAGCTCAGGCGACATTCTTTCTCGTCGGGAATGAAATTGAAAAACATCCTGATGAAATGAAAAAACTGATAGAGGCCGGGCATCAGATTGGAAATCACTCTTATTCACATGAACGGATGATCTTTAAATCCAGCCATATTTACAGGAAAGAAATTGAAAGGACAGATGAATTGATCAAGAAAGCGGGGTATCAAGGTGAAATCCATTTCCGTCCTCCTTTTGGGAAAAAGCTCATCGGTCTACCATGGGCGCTCCATATGCAGGGGAAAAGGACCATCATGTGGAGCATCGAACCTGATAGCGTATCATCCGATACCGACGAGAAGGTTTCAATTGTAAAACAAAAAGCGAAGCCGGGCTCCATCCTGCTATTACATCCCATGTATGATAAAAGCGGCCAAGAAATAAAAGTGCTGGACGAAATCCTATCAGCCCTATCCAAAGAAGGCTACACATTCGTAACAGTGAACGAGCTTCTGCAAAGGGCAGGAGAAAATTAG
- a CDS encoding VOC family protein, whose translation MKSPIRNKISGVFIPVHDISMAKEWYSNMLGLPGGEEHFDHLFVADMEGTGMILDTMPMWRDENGRLPRLNFPAVQFATDDIHAAYQFMKEHGVELETEIVNDQFFVFKDPDGNMLMVCQ comes from the coding sequence ATGAAAAGCCCAATACGAAATAAGATAAGTGGTGTTTTTATCCCGGTTCATGATATCTCAATGGCAAAAGAATGGTACAGCAACATGTTGGGGCTACCTGGTGGAGAGGAGCACTTCGATCATCTATTTGTTGCGGATATGGAAGGGACGGGGATGATCCTAGATACAATGCCGATGTGGAGAGATGAAAATGGACGTCTTCCAAGGCTCAATTTCCCAGCCGTCCAATTTGCTACTGACGATATCCATGCCGCCTATCAATTCATGAAGGAACACGGAGTAGAATTAGAAACAGAAATTGTGAATGATCAATTCTTTGTCTTTAAAGATCCTGACGGGAATATG